From Deinococcota bacterium, one genomic window encodes:
- the ruvC gene encoding crossover junction endodeoxyribonuclease RuvC, whose translation MKGRTQHSESLVVAGLDPGLANMGLGAIRRSGRDTALLGCELVRTDASMAQGERLIHLYSRVRQFLRLHRPDALAVEGQYFHRQLGVAFKVGQALGVCLLAAQEEDVAIFEYGPMQVKQALVGTGQANKAQVAYMVRALLSLKETPESHHVADALALALTHLSFRQLQSLTLR comes from the coding sequence GTGAAAGGTCGGACGCAACACTCCGAAAGTTTGGTCGTCGCCGGCCTGGATCCCGGCCTGGCCAACATGGGCCTGGGTGCGATCAGACGCAGCGGGCGCGACACGGCGCTCTTGGGCTGCGAACTCGTCCGCACGGACGCGAGCATGGCGCAGGGCGAGCGGCTGATCCACCTCTACAGCCGGGTTCGGCAGTTTTTGCGGCTCCACCGGCCCGACGCCCTGGCGGTCGAGGGGCAGTACTTTCACCGGCAGCTCGGCGTCGCCTTCAAGGTCGGCCAGGCCCTGGGCGTCTGCCTCCTGGCCGCTCAGGAGGAGGACGTAGCGATCTTCGAGTACGGCCCCATGCAGGTCAAGCAGGCGCTCGTCGGCACGGGCCAGGCCAACAAGGCGCAGGTGGCCTATATGGTCAGGGCGCTGCTCAGCCTGAAGGAGACGCCCGAGAGCCACCACGTCGCCGACGCGCTGGCCTTGGCGCTGACCCACCTCAGCTTCCGGCAGCTCCAGTCGCTGACGCTGCGCTGA